One window from the genome of Pyrus communis chromosome 16, drPyrComm1.1, whole genome shotgun sequence encodes:
- the LOC137720074 gene encoding heat shock cognate 70 kDa protein-like, giving the protein MAGKDEAAGHAIGNDLGTTYSCVAVWQYDHVEIIVSDQGNRTTPSYVAFTNTERLIGDGAFNQVIKNPTNTIFNTKRIAGRRFTDECVQNDIKHWPFKVIGGPSDKPMIVVAYKGVEKQFAAEEISSMILVKMREIAEAYLGSTVKNSVITVPAYLTDSQRQATKEAGASAGLNVMRIINEPTAAAIAYGLDWKAGWYSKRNVMIFDLGGGTLDVSLLTIADSVFEVKATAGDTHLGGEDFDNRMVNHCAEQFKRKYNVDVGGNFKALRRLKNACEKAKRRLSFMSETDIDIDCLHQGVDFCLTITRAKFEQLNMDFFSKCMEPVKKCLEDANMDISSVHDVVLAGGSSRIPKVQQLLQEVFKGKELCKGINPDEAVAYGAAVQATVLSVDNLTGKLREFALVDVTPLSLGVEIDDECIMSVVIPRNTRTPVKIIKGFTTRFDNQGDVRFPIYEGESRMARDNNYLGEFELNDIPPAPSGVPKFDVCFEIDENGILHVSAEDTSTGQKKGLTFNCDRRTCEGIETLI; this is encoded by the exons ATGGCGGGAAAGGACGAAGCTGCAGGTCATGCAATCGGGAACGACCTGGGGACAACCTACTCGTGTGTGGCGGTCTGGCAGTATGATCATGTGGAAATCATAGTGAGCGATCAGGGCAACAGGACCACACCATCTTATGTTGCTTTCACAAATACTGAGCGATTGATTGGCGATGGTGCATTCAACCAGGTCATCAAAAACCCAACCAACACCATCTTCA ACACGAAAAGGATAGCCGGTAGGAGGTTCACAGATGAATGTGTTCAAAACGACATAAAGCATTGGCCTTTTAAGGTCATTGGAGGTCCTTCTGACAAGCCAATGATTGTCGTCGCATACAAGGGTGTAGAGAAACAATTTGCTGCTGAAGAAATCTCATCTATGATTCTTGTGAAAATGCGGGAGATTGCTGAGGCTTACCTTGGTTCAACTGTGAAAAATTCAGTTATCACAGTCCCTGCTTACCTTACCGACTCACAGCGACAGGCTACGAAAGAGGCAGGTGCTAGTGCTGGCCTAAATGTGATGCGCATCATCAATGAGCCGACTGCTGCAGCCATTGCTTATGGGCTTGACTGGAAGGCGGGTTGGTATAGCAAGAGAAATGtgatgatatttgatttaggcGGGGGAACCTTGGATGTTTCGCTACTTACCATAGCTGACAGTGTCTTTGAAGTGAAGGCCACCGCTGGAGACACTCATCTTGGAGGTGAAGATTTCGATAACAGAATGGTCAACCACTGTGCTGAGCAATTCAAGAGGAAGTATAACGTGGACGTTGGTGGAAACTTCAAGGCTCTTAGGAGGTtaaaaaatgcatgtgagaAGGCAAAGAGGAGGCTTTCATTTATGTCCGAGACTGACATTGACATTGACTGTTTGCATCAGGGTGTTGATTTTTGTTTAACTATTACCCGTGCTAAATTTGAGCAACTCAACATGGATTTCTTCAGCAAGTGCATGGAGCCTGTGAAGAAGTGTCTGGAAGATGCTAACATGGACATAAGCAGCGTCCATGATGTTGTTCTTGCTGGTGGCTCTTCTAGAATTCCCAAGGTGCAGCAGCTATTGCAGGAGGTTTTCAAGGGAAAGGAGCTTTGCAAGGGCATTAATCCGGATGAGGCGGTGGCCTACGGTGCCGCTGTTCAAGCTACTGTCTTGAGTGTTGACAATCTAACTGGAAAGCTTCGGGAGTTCGCACTAGTGGATGTCACCCCTCTCTCACTTGGGGTGGAGATTGATGATGAATGTATCATGTCAGTTGTGATTCCAAGAAACACTAGAACACCGGTCAAAATAATCAAAGGTTTTACTACGCGCTTTGACAACCAAGGTGATGTTCGTTTTCCTATATATGAGGGTGAGAGTAGAATGGCAAGAGATAATAACTATTTGGGAGAATTTGAACTCAATGACATTCCTCCAGCTCCCAGCGGTGTTCCTAAATTTGATGTTTGCTTTGAGATTGATGAAAATGGCATCCTGCATGTCTCTGCTGAGGATACGTCCACGGGCCAAAAGAAGGGTCTCACATTCAACTGTGACAGAAGAACTTGTGAAGGAATTGAGACATTGATTTAA
- the LOC137720076 gene encoding heat shock cognate 70 kDa protein-like, translating into MAGKEGHAIGIDLGTTYSCVAVWEHERVEIIVNDQGNRTTPSCVAFTETERFVGDSAINQIIRNPTNSIFDAKRLIGRRFSDATVQSDLKLWPFKVTEGPGGKPLIVVTHEGQEKHFAAEEISAMVLSKMREIAEAYLNSTVKNAVVTVPAYFNDSQRQATKNAGNTAGLNVMRIINEPTAAAIAYGIDRKAGWYCKRNVMIFDLGGGTLDVSLLTIGDGVFEVKATAGDTHLGGEDFDNKMVDFCVEQFKKKHNVDVSGNSKALRRLRDACEKAKRRLSFTSATDIEIDCLYEGTDFYTTITRAKFEQLNVDFFNKCLEPVEKCLKDSNMEVSSVHDVVLAGGSSRIPKVQQLLQDVFKGKQLCKSINPDEAIAYGAAVQAAVLSGNGNEKLQDFTLLDVMPLSLGVETLEDYCETFMTVVIPRNSRIPIKRNTTLVTRYDNQVTIKFPIYEGENTNTKNNNFLGQFKLEGIPPAPRGAAKFDVWFSIDANGILSVSAEDMSTGQRKGITIMSYKDIRNFEGIEAVN; encoded by the exons ATGGCAGGAAAAGAAGGCCACGCAATCGGGATTGATCTGGGGACAACGTACTCGTGTGTCGCAGTGTGGGAGCACGAACGTGTGGAAATCATAGTGAATGATCAGGGTAACAGAACCACTCCATCTTGTGTTGCCTTCACTGAGACTGAGCGATTTGTTGGTGATTCAGCCATCAACCAAATCATCAGGAACCCCACCAACTCCATTTTTG ATGCAAAGAGGTTAATTGGCAGGAGATTCAGTGATGCCACTGTTCAAAGTGATTTGAAGCTCTGGCCCTTTAAAGTTACTGAAGGTCCTGGCGGTAAGCCCTTGATTGTGGTTACCCACGAGGGACAAGAGAAACATTTTGCTGCCGAAGAAATTTCAGCCATGGTTCTATCGAAAATGCGGGAGATTGCTGAGGCCTACCTCAACTCCACTGTGAAGAATGCAGTTGTCACTGTCCCTGCTTACTTCAATGATTCACAGCGTCAGGCTACAAAAAATGCTGGCAACACTGCAGGCCTAAATGTGATGCGTATCATCAACGAACCAACTGCTGCGGCAATTGCTTATGGCATTGACAGGAAGGCTGGTTGGTATTGCAAGAGAAATGtgatgatatttgatttaggtGGTGGTACTTTAGATGTTTCACTACTTACCATAGGTGATGGTGTGTTTGAAGTGAAGGCCACGGCTGGAGACACTCACCTTGGAGGAGAAGACTTCGATAACAAAATGGTGGACTTTTGTGTTGAGCAATTCAAgaagaagcataatgtggacgtGAGTGGAAACTCTAAAGCACTAAGGAGGTTAAGAGACGCATGTGAGAAAGCAAAGAGGAGGCTTTCATTTACTTCAGCCACTGACATTGAAATTGACTGTTTGTATGAGGGTACTGATTTCTATACTACTATTACCCGTGCAAAATTTGAGCAACTGAATGTGGATTTCTTTAACAAGTGTCTGGAGCCAGTCGAGAAGTGTTTGAAGGATTCCAATATGGAAGTAAGCAGTGTCCATGACGTTGTTCTTGCCGGTGGATCTTCTAGAATTCCCAAAGTGCAGCAACTATTGCAGGATGTGTTCAAGGGGAAGCAGTTGTGCAAGAGTATCAATCCGGATGAGGCAATTGCGTATGGTGCCGCTGTTCAAGCTGCAGTCTTGAGTGGGAATGGAAATGAGAAGCTTCAAGACTTCACTCTCTTGGATGTCATGCCTCTGTCACTTGGGGTTGAGACATTGGAAGACTATTGTGAGACATTCATGACTGTTGTGATTCCAAGAAACAGCAGGATTCCCATCAAGAGGAACACAACTTTAGTTACTCGCTATGACAATCAAGTGACGATCAAGTTCCCCATTTATGAGGGTGAGAACACAAAcaccaaaaataataattttctggGTCAATTTAAGCTAGAGGGTATTCCTCCAGCTCCAAGGGGCGCTGCAAAATTCGATGTTTGGTTCAGTATTGATGCCAACGGTATTCTAAGTGTCTCTGCTGAGGATATGTCTACAGGCCAGAGGAAAGGGATTACAATCATGAGTTACAAAGACATAAGGAACTTTGAAGGAATTGAGGCAGTGAACTAA
- the LOC137720077 gene encoding heat shock cognate 70 kDa protein-like, whose translation MAGKDTAAGHAIGIDLGTTYSCVAVWQYDHVEIIVNDQGYRTTPSHVAFTDGEILVGDAAFNQLIRNPSNSIFDAKRLIGRRYSDACVQDDIKSWPFKVIEGPHDKPTIVVTHKGQEKQFAAEEISSMVLGKMREIAEAFLASTVKSAVVTVPAYFSDSQRQATKNAAISAGLKVLRVINEPTAAAIAYGLDKKAGWYSKRNVMMFDFGGGTLDVSLVTISCGVFDVKATAGDTHLGGEDLDNRMVNYCVEQFKRKDNLDVTGNSKALRRLKNSCEKAKRRLSFTSSTDIEIDCLHEGNDFYTTITRAKFEELNRDFFIKCMEPVNKCLEDSKLDVSSIHDVVLVGGSSRIPKVQELLRNVFKGKELCKGINPDEAVAYGAAVQAAVLINGKGNEKLQDLTLLDVTPLSLGVETGRERDMTVVIPRNTKMPVKRNYTVTTRHDNQAVVRFAVYEGESTTTVNNYFLGDFRLKDIPPAPRGVPKFNIVFDIDSNGILNVSAEDMLTGQKKGITLTNDTTCEGIERIM comes from the exons ATGGCGGGAAAAGACACAGCCGCAGGTCATGCAATCGGGATCGACCTGGGGACAACCTACTCGTGTGTGGCCGTGTGGCAGTATGATCATGTAGAAATTATAGTGAACGATCAGGGTTACAGGACAACTCCATCTCACGTTGCCTTCACTGATGGCGAAATACTGGTTGGTGATGCTGCATTTAACCAGCTCATCAGAAACCCTTCCAACTCCATCTTTG ATGCAAAGCGATTAATTGGTAGAAGATATAGTGACGCATGTGTTCAAGATGATATTAAGTCGTGGCCTTTCAAGGTCATTGAAGGTCCTCATGATAAGCCTACGATTGTGGTCACTCACAAGGGCCAAGAGAAGCAGTTTGCTGCAGAAGAAATCTCATCAATGGTTTTGGGAAAGATGCGAGAGATTGCTGAGGCCTTCCTTGCCTCAACTGTTAAGAGTGCGGTCGTCACAGTCCCTGCTTACTTCAGTGACTCACAGCGTCAGGCTACAAAAAATGCAGCTATCAGTGCCGGCCTAAAGGTGCTGCGTGTCATCAATGAACCAACTGCTGCAGCCATTGCTTATGGCCTTGACAAGAAGGCTGGCTGGTACAGCAAGAGAAATGTTATGATGTTTGATTTTGGCGGCGGTACTTTAGATGTGTCGCTAGTTACCATTAGTTGCGGCGTGTTTGATGTGAAAGCCACTGCTGGGGATACTCACCTTGGAGGTGAAGACCTAGATAACAGAATGGTGAATTACTGTGTGGAGCAATTCAAGAGGAAGGATAACTTAGACGTGACTGGAAACTCCAAAGCACTTAGGAGGTTAAAAAATAGTTGTGAGAAAGCAAAGAGGAGACTTTCATTTACGTCTTCAACCGACATTGAAATTGACTGTTTGCATGAGGGTAATGATTTTTATACAACTATAACTCGGGCCAAATTTGAAGAACTCAATAGGGATTTCTTTATCAAGTGTATGGAGCCGGTGAACAAGTGCTTGGAGGATTCTAAATTGGACGTCAGCAGCATCCACGATGTTGTTCTTGTTGGTGGCTCTTCAAGAATTCCTAAGGTACAAGAACTCTTAAGAAATGTCTTCAAGGGTAAGGAGCTGTGCAAAGGCATTAATCCGGATGAGGCAGTGGCTTACGGTGCTGCTGTTCAGGCTGCAGTCCTGATCAATGGGAAGGGAAATGAAAAGCTTCAAGACCTCACTTTGTTGGATGTCACACCGCTATCACTCGGGGTGGAGACTGGGCGTGAACGGGACATGACTGTTGTGATACCAAGAAACACTAAAATGCCCGTCAAGAGGAATTATACTGTTACCACTCGGCATGACAACCAAGCAGTTGTTAGATTTGCGGTTTATGAGGGCGAGAGTACAACAACAGTGAATAATTACTTTCTGGGTGATTTTAGGCTCAAAGACATTCCTCCAGCTCCGAGGGGTGTTCCTAAATTCAATATCGTCTTTGATATTGATTCCAATGGGATTCTGAACGTATCTGCTGAGGACATGTTGACTGGCCAGAAGAAGGGGATAACTCTCACCAATGACACAACTTGtgagggaattgaaagaataatGTAA